One genomic segment of Nostoc sp. KVJ3 includes these proteins:
- a CDS encoding plasmid recombination protein, which produces MSPLTILRIEKLKTFGNVAGSDDHVLRNRETPNADPTRKNVRLIGGEDSRSLEEIVKEKISTLKHLPRKDAVLCTEMFLSASPEYFRPLNPSLSGQWSDEKCSNGDSHLVTGWLKLWIKVRQGRTPLDEVPHISTPTSCQ; this is translated from the coding sequence ATGTCGCCCCTGACCATTCTCAGAATTGAGAAACTAAAAACATTTGGCAATGTCGCTGGCAGTGATGACCATGTGTTAAGGAATAGAGAAACACCCAATGCAGATCCAACTAGAAAGAATGTCCGGTTGATTGGGGGAGAAGACTCACGCTCTTTAGAGGAGATAGTTAAAGAGAAAATCTCCACCCTCAAGCATCTACCCCGAAAGGATGCGGTGTTATGCACCGAGATGTTTCTCTCGGCATCGCCAGAATATTTCCGCCCCTTAAATCCATCTCTGTCTGGGCAGTGGTCTGATGAGAAATGCAGCAATGGCGATTCGCATCTCGTGACTGGCTGGCTCAAACTATGGATCAAAGTGCGTCAGGGCAGAACTCCCCTAGATGAAGTACCCCACATATCCACGCCTACATCGTGCCAGTGA